From Deltaproteobacteria bacterium, a single genomic window includes:
- a CDS encoding ATP-binding protein yields the protein GILRGKGTLKNYETKVVKKNGTVPILTSASLLQDESGQIIGTLGVFKDLTEKKKLEGELKKTQAHLIQAGKMRALGELVAGVAHELNNPLMAADTFLYVIRENLDKENENQKRLELIQRCHERIAKIINHLRDFSRQSKFAFRKIDINEPIENALMITGQQLLNHGIRLIKNFSPNLPKIWGDANQLEQVFLNLISNARDAMGKVDRKRELTISTGLILRNGWNDMEISFKDTGSGIPEENLDKIFEPFFSTKQVGKGTGLGLSICYGIIEAHGGRIEVESKLDEGTTFRVILPA from the coding sequence TGGGGATCTTGCGGGGAAAAGGCACTCTAAAGAACTATGAAACGAAGGTGGTGAAAAAAAACGGAACTGTTCCGATCCTGACCTCGGCTTCCTTGCTACAGGATGAATCCGGGCAGATCATTGGCACCCTGGGGGTTTTTAAAGACCTGACCGAGAAGAAAAAGTTGGAAGGAGAATTGAAAAAGACCCAAGCCCATCTGATCCAAGCCGGGAAGATGCGCGCCCTGGGAGAGTTGGTCGCCGGGGTGGCCCATGAGCTGAACAATCCCCTGATGGCTGCGGATACCTTCCTCTACGTCATCCGGGAGAATTTGGACAAAGAGAATGAGAACCAGAAGCGGCTGGAGTTGATTCAGCGGTGCCATGAACGCATCGCCAAAATCATCAACCACCTGCGCGATTTTTCCCGGCAGTCCAAGTTTGCCTTTCGCAAGATCGACATCAATGAGCCCATCGAAAATGCCCTCATGATTACGGGCCAGCAACTCCTGAATCACGGCATCCGGTTGATAAAAAACTTTTCTCCGAACTTACCGAAGATCTGGGGGGATGCCAATCAGCTGGAGCAGGTTTTTCTCAACCTCATATCTAACGCCCGGGATGCTATGGGGAAAGTGGATCGCAAGCGGGAACTGACCATTAGCACGGGTTTGATTTTACGTAACGGATGGAATGATATGGAAATCTCTTTCAAAGATACAGGGTCCGGAATTCCGGAGGAGAATCTGGATAAGATTTTTGAGCCCTTTTTCAGTACGAAGCAAGTGGGGAAAGGTACAGGGCTGGGTCTCTCGATCTGTTATGGCATCATCGAGGCTCACGGGGGACGGATAGAGGTGGAGAGCAAGCTTGATGAAGGAACGACCTTCCGGGTAATTCTACCGGCTTAA